One window of the Primulina eburnea isolate SZY01 chromosome 18, ASM2296580v1, whole genome shotgun sequence genome contains the following:
- the LOC140820313 gene encoding plastocyanin-like, which translates to MAAITSAAVTIPSSFTGLKASASSSKAATSVVATRAAPKFSVKASLKDFGVAVAATAASAMLASNALAVDIKLGGDDGSLSFLPGEFEVASGEKITFINNAGFPHNVVFDDDNVPAGVDVSKISMDEEALLNAKGETYSVSLTEKGTYTFYCSPHQGAGMVGKVTVK; encoded by the coding sequence ATGGCAGCTATTACCTCTGCAGCAGTCACTATTCCATCATCATTCACTGGCCTAAAGGCTAGTGCCTCATCATCCAAGGCTGCCACCTCTGTAGTTGCCACTCGGGCCGCCCCGAAATTCTCTGTCAAGGCCTCATTGAAGGACTTTGGCGTCGCGGTCGCAGCTACGGCCGCCAGTGCGATGCTGGCTAGCAATGCCTTAGCAGTTGATATCAAACTTGGTGGTGATGATGGTTCTTTAAGCTTTCTCCCAGGGGAATTTGAGGTGGCATCAGGGGAGAAAATTACCTTCATAAACAATGCTGGATTCCCACATAACGTGGTCTTCGACGACGACAATGTTCCGGCAGGGGTCGATGTATCCAAAATTTCAATGGATGAGGAGGCTTTACTCAACGCAAAAGGGGAGACTTACTCTGTATCTTTGACAGAGAAAGGGACTTACACTTTTTACTGCTCCCCTCACCAAGGAGCTGGAATGGTTGGGAAAGTAACTGTAAAGTAA